The following coding sequences are from one Elusimicrobium minutum Pei191 window:
- a CDS encoding FtsW/RodA/SpoVE family cell cycle protein — translation MLNQNSYGADQNIKRTRVDYFFIGAIFLLVLIGTICIMSAVADTDLSSVIVRKQLIALPLGLGAFLIGWFFNYQIYSEQWKWIYGFVLFLLIAVLIFGTYQRGSKSWFVFPFFSFQPSEICRVATLLIAAAFLERNARRIKEPIVMAGVFCLVAPIFLLIMKQPDFSSVVITLPALLALLYCAGVNLYYLVLICLFGFFAGIFPILWTYLQMYPELAQKSFLWATVGKMSTNYFYMAGFCAFVIAVCLGVWWTLKQLRMPVSAAVCLLAGAVIITGFLCGLIADKHIKPYQRKRVEVFLAPKSDPKGAGYNVLQAQIAMGSGGILGKGVFSGTQSRLGFVPEKHTDFILAVVGEELGLWGTLSVLGLFLVILWRIVFIAYCACDFYGYLVCSGIFSMFFIYCIVNFGMLIGLVPVAGIPLPLISYGGSNFVASMWALGIIHSVYSRRITFI, via the coding sequence ATGTTAAACCAAAATTCTTACGGAGCGGACCAAAATATTAAAAGAACCCGTGTGGATTATTTCTTTATCGGGGCTATCTTTTTGCTTGTGCTCATAGGAACAATATGTATTATGAGCGCTGTTGCTGATACGGACCTTAGCTCTGTTATCGTAAGAAAACAGCTTATAGCGCTGCCTTTGGGTTTGGGGGCTTTTTTGATAGGCTGGTTTTTTAATTACCAAATTTATTCGGAGCAATGGAAATGGATTTACGGATTTGTGTTGTTTCTTTTAATAGCGGTGCTTATTTTCGGCACTTACCAAAGGGGTTCAAAATCTTGGTTTGTTTTTCCGTTTTTTTCATTCCAGCCTTCTGAAATATGCCGTGTGGCCACGCTTCTCATAGCCGCCGCTTTTTTAGAAAGAAACGCCCGCAGAATAAAAGAACCTATAGTAATGGCGGGAGTTTTTTGTTTGGTAGCGCCCATCTTTTTACTTATTATGAAACAGCCCGATTTTTCATCTGTTGTAATTACGCTTCCCGCATTGCTCGCGCTTTTATATTGCGCGGGCGTAAATCTTTATTATTTGGTTTTAATATGTTTGTTTGGTTTTTTCGCGGGCATATTTCCTATTTTATGGACTTATTTGCAAATGTATCCGGAGCTGGCCCAAAAAAGTTTTTTATGGGCTACTGTGGGGAAAATGTCTACTAATTATTTTTATATGGCAGGGTTTTGCGCTTTTGTGATAGCCGTTTGTTTGGGTGTTTGGTGGACATTAAAACAACTTAGAATGCCTGTATCGGCGGCTGTTTGCCTGCTTGCCGGCGCTGTAATAATAACAGGTTTTCTTTGCGGGCTTATAGCAGATAAGCATATTAAGCCTTACCAAAGAAAACGCGTGGAGGTTTTTTTAGCCCCAAAATCGGACCCTAAAGGAGCCGGTTACAATGTTTTACAGGCGCAGATAGCAATGGGTTCGGGCGGAATTTTGGGCAAAGGTGTATTTTCAGGCACGCAGTCCCGCCTGGGTTTCGTGCCAGAAAAACATACGGACTTTATTTTAGCCGTAGTGGGCGAGGAACTAGGGCTTTGGGGCACCTTGTCCGTTTTGGGGCTTTTTCTTGTAATATTATGGCGTATTGTGTTTATAGCGTATTGCGCCTGTGATTTTTACGGTTATTTGGTATGCAGCGGTATTTTTAGCATGTTTTTTATATATTGTATTGTTAATTTCGGAATGCTTATAGGACTGGTTCCCGTGGCGGGCATTCCGCTGCCGCTTATTTCATACGGCGGTTCAAATTTTGTGGCAAGCATGTGGGCGCTGGGAATAATACACTCGGTTTATTCCAGAAGAATAACTTTTATTTAA
- the mrdA gene encoding penicillin-binding protein 2: MAKKKITSGRLKQFFALALVACAVIAMRLIDIQVIRHEYYKQQSERNRTQTLYQVAPRGRIFTSEGIAIAQSSPVFSLYFFPSKNNSDNEYIASVAQAVSQAIKQPYEDITNKFKRAVKSGKASKIAENLSAGNILALSELQIHYSGLYIIEESKREYPYKNMASHLIGYMSSMEGSVWRDRDQSLDYRLDSKVGRFGIEKKFEKYLKGSDGGIFLEVDHMARLQSVIEDKKGRPGADVHLTLKHDLQKTAEESIASSKTGRGAVIAINPKNGAVLAIAAAPSFDPNIFVPYEHEDTEKLRKDIKEFNLAVQGVYPPASTFKIITAMAASEAGKLNTEITYNCPGYYDIGSRVFKCWTRHGIVDFWRGMAQSCDTYFYILGGLVGSVAIERMQREFMFGYPTGIDIPGERGGNLFGPTRRARNRTYWFPGDTLNLAIGQGELLVTPIKMAQITAAVASRGKLWRPYYLDRIVSPEGEVLLQEEPKLLREVAAKEKTWDIIFKALKGVVDNGTAKSVKLKGYDVYAKTGTAQNPHGDDHGWMIAFAAPEGKEPEIAVVAFVEFGKSGSGAGGPIVRAMLKSYFGIKENVTKEQVFVVGD; the protein is encoded by the coding sequence ATGGCGAAGAAGAAAATAACATCTGGCAGGCTTAAACAATTTTTTGCGCTGGCGTTGGTTGCCTGTGCTGTTATAGCCATGCGTCTTATAGACATTCAAGTAATACGCCACGAGTATTATAAACAGCAGTCCGAACGTAACAGAACACAAACACTTTACCAAGTAGCGCCCAGGGGGCGTATATTTACTTCTGAAGGTATCGCTATAGCGCAAAGCAGTCCTGTTTTTTCCCTTTATTTTTTCCCGAGCAAGAACAACTCAGACAATGAGTATATAGCTTCGGTAGCTCAGGCCGTTTCCCAGGCGATAAAACAACCTTACGAGGATATTACAAACAAATTTAAAAGAGCGGTAAAAAGCGGCAAGGCTTCCAAAATAGCGGAAAACCTTTCCGCGGGAAATATTTTAGCTTTATCAGAGCTGCAAATACATTACAGCGGTTTGTATATTATTGAAGAAAGCAAACGGGAATATCCTTATAAAAATATGGCAAGCCATCTTATAGGGTATATGAGCAGTATGGAAGGCTCGGTCTGGCGTGACAGAGACCAAAGCCTTGACTACAGGTTAGATAGTAAAGTCGGCCGTTTTGGTATTGAGAAGAAATTTGAGAAATATTTAAAAGGCTCGGACGGCGGAATATTTTTAGAAGTTGACCACATGGCAAGACTGCAAAGCGTTATTGAAGATAAAAAAGGCCGTCCGGGTGCTGATGTCCACTTAACGTTAAAACATGATTTGCAAAAAACGGCGGAAGAAAGTATTGCCTCATCCAAAACTGGACGAGGTGCGGTTATAGCCATAAATCCTAAAAACGGCGCTGTTTTAGCTATTGCCGCCGCGCCTTCTTTTGACCCTAATATTTTTGTTCCTTACGAACATGAAGATACGGAAAAATTAAGAAAAGATATTAAAGAATTTAACTTAGCCGTACAGGGCGTTTACCCGCCTGCTTCCACTTTTAAAATAATAACGGCTATGGCAGCGTCCGAAGCGGGTAAACTTAATACGGAAATCACCTATAATTGCCCCGGTTATTATGACATAGGTTCAAGGGTTTTTAAATGCTGGACAAGGCACGGTATCGTTGATTTTTGGCGGGGAATGGCGCAATCATGCGATACTTATTTTTATATTTTGGGCGGGCTGGTAGGCTCTGTCGCTATTGAGAGGATGCAGCGCGAGTTCATGTTCGGCTATCCTACGGGTATAGATATTCCGGGGGAAAGAGGCGGCAATTTATTCGGCCCTACAAGAAGGGCAAGAAACAGGACTTACTGGTTTCCGGGCGATACCTTAAACCTTGCAATAGGGCAAGGGGAACTTTTGGTAACGCCTATTAAAATGGCGCAGATAACGGCAGCCGTTGCGAGCAGAGGTAAACTGTGGCGTCCTTATTACCTGGACAGAATAGTTTCCCCGGAAGGAGAAGTACTTCTTCAGGAAGAACCTAAGCTTTTAAGAGAAGTTGCGGCTAAAGAAAAAACCTGGGATATAATTTTTAAAGCTTTAAAAGGCGTTGTTGATAACGGCACCGCTAAAAGCGTTAAGTTAAAAGGGTATGATGTTTACGCTAAAACGGGAACGGCGCAAAATCCGCATGGCGATGACCACGGTTGGATGATAGCCTTTGCCGCGCCTGAAGGAAAAGAGCCTGAGATAGCGGTTGTTGCTTTTGTTGAGTTCGGTAAGTCCGGTTCCGGCGCCGGCGGACCTATTGTGCGCGCGATGCTTAAATCTTATTTTGGCATTAAAGAAAATGTAACAAAAGAGCAGGTTTTTGTAGTTGGCGATTGA
- a CDS encoding rod shape-determining protein MreD, which translates to MRETIQLIIVFLISSVIHWALVSFGANYNIAVNFMFVVAAAVCALYNKWHGYTLAFFAGLFLDFFGVNLFGAYALTFTVCSGIMYLAKKSFALDSVPTQIVLIFILSIFSVLFYNFSGIIFLKGTAWHGFKSLFLGALINALIAPCVFMVFKTLNFRAMEE; encoded by the coding sequence ATGAGAGAAACCATTCAGCTTATTATAGTTTTTTTAATTTCTTCCGTAATTCATTGGGCGTTAGTTTCCTTTGGCGCCAATTATAATATTGCCGTTAATTTTATGTTTGTTGTGGCTGCAGCGGTATGCGCACTTTATAATAAATGGCACGGATATACTTTAGCTTTTTTCGCGGGGCTGTTTTTAGATTTTTTCGGCGTAAATTTGTTTGGCGCTTACGCTTTAACTTTTACGGTTTGTTCGGGCATAATGTATTTAGCCAAAAAAAGTTTCGCGTTAGACAGTGTGCCCACGCAAATAGTTTTAATTTTTATTTTAAGTATTTTCAGTGTTTTGTTTTACAATTTTTCAGGCATAATATTTTTAAAAGGCACTGCCTGGCACGGATTTAAAAGTTTGTTTTTAGGCGCTTTAATAAACGCTCTTATCGCGCCCTGTGTTTTTATGGTTTTTAAAACTTTGAATTTCCGGGCCATGGAAGAATAA
- the mreC gene encoding rod shape-determining protein MreC, whose translation MRKIQEDLVDESKKAFIFYTIFSVLLLILPLGGVVSSVKAVLSYIFIPQIRAAHLSVEYLSEVNKTVKELLNVHAQNTILQEEIKNVVLIKANAEEAHKENARLTEALNLEPLKEWKGVWAKIAYRDPSKWTTITIDKGLINGVTLKSAVIGFDGKNLGLAGTVIEEGENTSKILLINDEEFAAAVYLEKSGAAGLLKGASGNYLKLKYISLNTEVQEGEEVISYRSSMIFPAGIKTGRVVSVEKGDDFKTSQTLNIMPYVKPSEIKEVFVITGNK comes from the coding sequence ATGCGCAAAATTCAGGAAGACTTGGTTGACGAGTCTAAAAAAGCTTTTATTTTCTATACAATATTTTCAGTGCTGCTTTTAATACTTCCTTTAGGGGGGGTAGTAAGCTCGGTAAAAGCGGTGCTTTCTTATATTTTTATTCCTCAAATACGCGCGGCGCATTTATCCGTGGAATATTTATCCGAAGTAAATAAAACTGTAAAAGAATTATTAAATGTTCATGCCCAAAACACAATTTTACAAGAAGAAATTAAAAATGTTGTTTTAATTAAAGCAAATGCGGAAGAAGCCCATAAAGAAAACGCGCGCCTTACTGAGGCTCTTAATTTGGAGCCTCTTAAAGAATGGAAAGGCGTTTGGGCTAAAATAGCTTACAGAGATCCTTCCAAATGGACTACTATTACGATAGATAAGGGTTTGATAAACGGGGTTACTTTAAAGAGCGCGGTTATAGGGTTTGACGGCAAAAACTTAGGTTTGGCGGGCACGGTTATTGAAGAGGGTGAAAATACCTCAAAAATTTTACTTATTAATGACGAAGAATTTGCCGCGGCGGTATATCTTGAAAAAAGCGGCGCAGCGGGTCTTTTAAAAGGGGCCTCAGGTAATTATTTAAAACTTAAGTATATTTCTTTAAATACCGAAGTACAGGAAGGGGAAGAGGTTATTTCTTACAGAAGCAGCATGATTTTTCCCGCCGGCATTAAAACGGGAAGGGTCGTAAGCGTGGAAAAAGGCGATGACTTTAAAACATCGCAAACACTAAATATTATGCCGTATGTAAAACCCTCTGAAATTAAGGAAGTTTTTGTAATAACGGGAAACAAATAA